In one Chitinophaga sancti genomic region, the following are encoded:
- a CDS encoding STAS domain-containing protein, giving the protein MEFKIDTKEKILVVQPQISLLDANLADAFVKEVSDLPGLEGRNLILDLALVSNTDEAGTQAILTVYNQQYDSSLSCALTGLNNDLLAKIKAADENVVNLAPTMLEAIDLVMMEDLERELLGEDE; this is encoded by the coding sequence ATGGAATTCAAAATTGATACCAAAGAAAAAATTCTCGTTGTACAGCCGCAAATAAGTTTGCTGGATGCTAATTTGGCAGATGCCTTTGTAAAAGAAGTATCAGATCTACCCGGGTTAGAAGGCCGCAATCTTATACTGGACCTGGCATTGGTGTCAAATACGGACGAAGCGGGTACGCAAGCCATTTTAACAGTTTATAACCAGCAGTATGACAGCAGTTTGTCCTGCGCCCTCACCGGGCTTAACAATGACCTTTTAGCAAAAATTAAGGCGGCTGATGAAAATGTTGTAAACCTTGCCCCTACTATGTTAGAAGCGATTGACCTCGTCATGATGGAGGACCTTGAAAGAGAATTATTAGGCGAAGATGAATAA
- a CDS encoding ribonuclease Z, which translates to MFAVTILGNNSALPTLDRHPTAQVVTCNDSLLLVDCGEGTQVQIARYKIRRSRLKYIFISHLHGDHYFGLIGLINTLSLLGRQDPLYLFGPPELEQILKLQMESAATTLQFEMHFTALLPENQGIIVNDKDLQVSFFATRHRIPCYGFVFDMQKRKRRIVPEQARAYEIPAAYFSQLAEGADYQRKDGVLVKNDWVTLPPAPGKKYVYCADTMYTEELLPHVHQADLVYHETTYLHNLAERAAERYHSTSVQAATLAAKGAAKRLIIGHFSSKYTELAAFLEECRPVFPNTDLALEGATYII; encoded by the coding sequence ATGTTTGCGGTAACCATATTAGGTAATAATTCGGCTCTTCCCACGTTAGACAGGCATCCAACGGCACAGGTAGTCACATGTAACGATAGTTTGCTACTCGTAGACTGCGGCGAAGGCACCCAGGTACAGATTGCACGGTACAAAATCCGGCGCAGTCGGCTTAAGTACATATTTATCAGTCACTTACATGGAGATCATTATTTTGGTCTCATCGGCCTTATCAATACTCTGAGTCTGCTGGGGCGCCAGGATCCTCTTTATTTATTTGGGCCCCCGGAACTGGAACAGATCCTCAAACTCCAGATGGAAAGTGCTGCTACTACGCTACAATTCGAGATGCATTTCACCGCTTTACTACCGGAAAATCAAGGCATTATTGTGAATGACAAGGACCTGCAGGTGAGCTTTTTTGCCACCAGGCACCGCATTCCCTGCTATGGATTTGTGTTTGATATGCAGAAACGGAAGAGAAGAATTGTACCCGAACAGGCAAGGGCATATGAAATTCCCGCCGCCTATTTCTCCCAATTGGCCGAAGGAGCTGACTACCAGCGAAAGGATGGGGTACTTGTAAAAAATGACTGGGTGACCCTGCCTCCTGCCCCGGGTAAGAAATATGTGTATTGTGCAGATACGATGTATACGGAGGAATTATTGCCACACGTCCACCAGGCAGACCTGGTGTACCACGAAACAACTTATTTACATAACCTGGCAGAGAGAGCCGCTGAAAGATATCATAGCACCAGCGTGCAGGCAGCGACATTAGCTGCAAAAGGAGCCGCTAAAAGACTGATTATCGGGCATTTTTCTTCGAAATATACAGAGCTGGCAGCTTTCCTGGAGGAATGCAGGCCAGTGTTTCCAAATACTGATCTGGCACTGGAAGGAGCTACTTATATCATTTAA
- the dapA gene encoding 4-hydroxy-tetrahydrodipicolinate synthase produces MEQLRGTGVALVTPFKKDESIDWNALERVIDHVIAGGVDYVVSLGTTGETPTLSAEEKLDIMKFTFEKVAKRVPVVVGIGDYNTRDVVKRLETCPLDEAVAILSVAPYYSKPSQEGIFQHYKAVAAAAPKPVILYNVPGRTGRNMTAQTTLRLAHEVENIVAMKEASGDMVQCMQIIRDKPKDFIVVSGDDALAMPQMATGMDGLISVAANYFAKDTADMVRAALKNDFPTARTLHYKLQEAFDLMFEENNPAGVKAFLQEGGLIENVFRLPVVPVSDGLQARIAAFVKRFK; encoded by the coding sequence ATGGAACAATTAAGAGGCACCGGTGTTGCGCTGGTTACGCCCTTTAAAAAAGACGAAAGCATCGACTGGAATGCTTTAGAGAGAGTCATCGATCATGTGATTGCCGGCGGGGTTGACTATGTAGTATCCCTGGGAACCACCGGTGAAACACCTACACTGAGCGCAGAAGAGAAGTTGGACATCATGAAGTTCACCTTCGAAAAAGTTGCCAAACGCGTGCCTGTGGTGGTGGGTATTGGAGATTACAACACCCGTGATGTAGTCAAGCGTCTCGAAACCTGTCCGCTCGATGAAGCCGTTGCCATACTTAGCGTAGCTCCTTATTACAGCAAACCAAGTCAGGAAGGCATTTTCCAGCACTATAAGGCGGTAGCGGCAGCAGCGCCAAAGCCAGTTATTCTCTACAATGTACCTGGACGTACAGGCCGTAATATGACGGCTCAGACCACCCTGCGCCTGGCGCATGAAGTGGAAAACATCGTGGCAATGAAAGAAGCCAGTGGTGATATGGTGCAGTGTATGCAGATCATTCGTGATAAACCGAAAGATTTTATCGTGGTGAGTGGGGATGATGCCCTGGCTATGCCGCAGATGGCTACCGGTATGGATGGTTTGATCTCTGTAGCAGCGAATTATTTTGCAAAAGACACCGCTGATATGGTGCGTGCTGCATTGAAGAACGATTTCCCGACAGCAAGAACTTTACATTATAAATTGCAGGAAGCTTTTGATCTCATGTTTGAAGAAAACAACCCTGCGGGCGTGAAAGCGTTTTTACAGGAGGGTGGTTTGATCGAAAATGTATTCCGTTTACCGGTTGTGCCGGTGAGTGATGGATTGCAGGCAAGAATTGCCGCTTTCGTAAAGCGTTTTAAATAA
- a CDS encoding acetyl-CoA carboxylase carboxyltransferase subunit alpha, whose amino-acid sequence MQFLEFEKPIADLYDQLEKLKENGAKSGVDVTATVVEYESKIAHTRQEIYDHLTSYQKVLLSRHPDRPYTLAYIEKMCTNFVELHGDRNVKDDKAMVGGFADLDGETVMFIGQQKGVNTKMRQIRNFGMANPEGYRKALRLMKLAEKFNKPIVTLIDTPGAYPGLEAEERGQGEAIARNIFEMVKLRVPVICVIIGEGASGGALGIGIGDRVLMLENSWYTVISPENCSTILWRSWNFKEKAAEELKLTSDHMKNFGLVDGVINEPLGGAHVNPDEMAVILKQKIKEELAELKKIDADTRIEQRIDKYSNMGFFDER is encoded by the coding sequence ATGCAATTCCTGGAATTCGAAAAACCTATTGCGGACTTGTATGATCAGCTGGAAAAACTGAAAGAAAACGGCGCCAAGTCTGGTGTTGACGTGACAGCTACCGTGGTGGAATATGAGTCTAAGATCGCTCATACCCGTCAGGAAATCTATGATCATCTGACCAGTTACCAAAAGGTACTGCTGAGCAGGCACCCGGATAGGCCCTATACCCTGGCGTACATTGAGAAGATGTGTACTAACTTTGTGGAGCTGCATGGCGACAGGAATGTAAAGGACGATAAGGCGATGGTAGGCGGTTTCGCCGACCTGGATGGCGAAACGGTGATGTTTATCGGTCAGCAGAAGGGTGTAAACACCAAAATGCGGCAGATCCGTAATTTCGGTATGGCAAATCCTGAAGGCTATCGCAAGGCATTGCGTCTCATGAAACTGGCTGAAAAGTTCAACAAGCCTATTGTAACGCTGATAGATACACCGGGTGCTTACCCTGGGCTGGAAGCTGAAGAGCGTGGGCAGGGTGAGGCAATTGCCCGTAATATATTTGAAATGGTGAAGCTGCGTGTGCCTGTTATTTGTGTCATTATCGGTGAAGGTGCTTCCGGTGGTGCCCTGGGCATTGGTATCGGAGACCGTGTGCTGATGCTGGAAAATAGCTGGTATACTGTAATTTCTCCTGAAAACTGTTCTACCATCCTCTGGCGTAGCTGGAACTTCAAAGAGAAGGCTGCCGAGGAGCTGAAACTGACTTCTGATCACATGAAGAACTTTGGCCTGGTAGATGGTGTAATCAATGAACCGCTGGGTGGCGCGCACGTAAACCCTGATGAGATGGCGGTGATCCTGAAGCAAAAAATTAAAGAAGAGCTGGCAGAACTGAAAAAGATAGATGCCGATACCAGAATCGAACAGCGTATTGACAAATACAGCAACATGGGCTTTTTTGACGAACGTTAA
- a CDS encoding HipA domain-containing protein, protein MSNCLFCYKDAGDKEYHSKCAKRFFGTETMPELNLDKQLLKDLAEKTISSHIALTGVQPKLSVTLERIKSNGRLTIVGLWGEYILKPQHEIMVAMPETEDLTMHLAAIFGILTCHHTLLRSTDGNLVYIARRFDREKREKIHVEDFCQLSGFLTENKYKGSYEKAGKLILQYCTNSGLDVLKYFELLLFCFLTGNNDMHLKNFSLLHLENSIALSPAYDLLNVNLVFPKDQEEMALLLNGKKKNIKLRDFEALGIVLNIPEKVRHNTYKRFKSFNSKVHTLINSSFLSREKKEKYWEIWTKKQQIFE, encoded by the coding sequence ATGTCCAATTGTTTATTCTGCTATAAAGATGCTGGGGACAAGGAATACCACAGTAAATGTGCAAAACGTTTTTTTGGTACCGAAACTATGCCAGAGCTGAACCTGGACAAACAATTATTAAAAGATCTGGCAGAAAAGACGATTAGCAGTCATATAGCCTTAACAGGTGTGCAACCTAAGTTATCAGTTACGTTGGAGAGGATTAAAAGTAATGGCAGACTTACAATCGTGGGGCTGTGGGGAGAATACATATTGAAACCTCAACATGAAATAATGGTAGCCATGCCAGAAACGGAAGACCTTACCATGCATCTTGCCGCAATATTTGGTATTCTGACATGTCATCATACCTTGCTCAGATCTACTGATGGAAACCTTGTTTATATTGCCAGACGTTTTGATAGGGAAAAAAGGGAAAAGATTCATGTTGAAGACTTCTGTCAGCTTTCTGGTTTTTTAACAGAAAATAAGTACAAAGGATCCTACGAGAAAGCTGGAAAACTAATACTTCAGTATTGTACTAATTCAGGGCTTGATGTACTGAAATATTTCGAATTATTGCTTTTCTGTTTTCTGACAGGAAATAATGATATGCATCTTAAAAACTTTTCCTTACTTCATCTTGAGAACAGTATAGCACTGAGTCCCGCTTATGATCTATTGAATGTTAACCTTGTTTTCCCCAAGGACCAGGAAGAAATGGCATTATTGCTCAACGGCAAAAAGAAGAATATAAAATTGAGAGATTTTGAAGCGTTAGGCATTGTCTTAAACATTCCTGAAAAAGTAAGACATAATACTTATAAAAGATTTAAGTCTTTTAATTCAAAGGTGCACACTTTAATTAATAGCTCCTTTTTGAGTAGGGAAAAAAAAGAAAAGTATTGGGAAATATGGACTAAAAAGCAGCAAATCTTTGAATGA
- a CDS encoding HipA N-terminal domain-containing protein, with product MSKTAKVYYNSILAGSLTEYDGGYKFLYHEDYLVDESAKPISLTLPLQKEVYHSFTLFAFFDGLIPEGWLLDIAKDHWKVKGNDRFELLLLTCRDTIGAVSIEPENEIE from the coding sequence ATGAGTAAAACTGCAAAAGTGTATTATAATAGCATACTTGCTGGTTCACTAACAGAATATGATGGCGGCTATAAGTTTTTATATCACGAAGATTATTTGGTTGATGAATCGGCTAAACCAATAAGTTTAACCTTACCATTACAAAAAGAGGTTTATCATAGTTTTACATTGTTTGCTTTCTTTGATGGACTGATTCCTGAAGGCTGGCTATTAGACATAGCTAAAGATCACTGGAAAGTTAAAGGTAATGATCGCTTTGAATTATTATTACTTACATGCAGAGATACTATTGGTGCGGTAAGTATAGAACCCGAAAATGAAATTGAATAA
- a CDS encoding helix-turn-helix transcriptional regulator has translation MTLLSKTIKAKRKENGLTQEELSLKSGLGLRLIREIEQGKTSMRMDKVNQLLQLFGMELIPAPKTTYNE, from the coding sequence ATGACTCTTTTGTCCAAAACAATTAAAGCTAAGCGTAAAGAAAACGGGTTGACACAAGAAGAACTATCCTTAAAATCTGGGCTGGGATTACGGCTCATCCGGGAAATTGAACAGGGTAAAACATCCATGCGTATGGATAAAGTGAATCAGTTACTTCAATTATTTGGGATGGAACTTATACCAGCACCTAAAACAACATATAATGAGTAA
- the cas9 gene encoding type II CRISPR RNA-guided endonuclease Cas9 (Cas9, originally named Csn1, is the large, multifunctional signature protein of type II CRISPR/Cas systems. It is well known even to general audiences because its RNA-guided endonuclease activity has made it a popular tool for custom editing of eukaryotic genomes.), whose protein sequence is MNNTLGIDLGTHSIGWAIRNPDLQGNQTEKVGVIRFNEGVGSGKAGEYSYAGQRTTKRAARRLNQARKYRIWTTLDHLISEGYCPLSKEDLNNWRHYNKGEVHTNKNAGRVYPIDNFEFANWVKLDFDQDNAPDYKSPYQLRKELVTIKLSFSEEKNRHKLGRALYHIAQRRGFKSSRKETIESIEELAADEKEIDLQVSEKKKNRVISELFEKYPAAKTIGHLYALLEDDNVRIRENISQYAIRENYKDEIKHIFEFQELGLEHPLYKQLVEEKKNKNDGSIFYKRPLRSQKGLIGKCTLEANKYRVPVSHPAFEKYRAWSFLNNIQYRTQGQGWQNLPLALKEMIFKEKFFRKSKVYFPFSEIIELLLKKGYHWTYNYSPKTTVTGCPVSARLKEIFGENYNNIEIEKTPSSKTSKNYYNLEDIWHVLFSYEDQECVVDFAEQRLQLPPDKAKLFVAAWNAMPVGYGMLSLNAINKINHFLIKGLIYTEAVLLANIPYVIGPELWEGNETLFLNAISTIIETNREQKLIVNIVNNLVSKHKSLDQKFGYKNNDYKLDDQDHSNILGTIIEVLGQSKWDELPEEKRSFVREMVTGCYQAYFRTTGLVRKDIRGQRHFEVKTSNHTFYKSDSGYYTMPKLINSLTTFIQDNFIVSEKKLSKVYHPSEINIYPAAKPGKDQVTVLGSPKTDAFRNPMAMRALHELRKLINYLITTGQIDSETRVVVEVARELNDANKRWAIETWQKQREAENEEFRRIIEELVQKDGIQANSQSEKDIDKIRLWYEQNGEETVPPLTDERREIKGIRWTENKKDSYKQISLQKSMIEKYRLWKEQECQCIYTGKVIPIAELFNSNVVDFEHTIPRSISFDNSLANQTVCYAYYNRTIKKNLLPFHLPDYEGILSRLEKWEEKVNRIKQQLDFWRSKSKKAIDKTRKDEAIRQRHLWQMELDYWQNKVNRFTIKEVTTGFKNRQKIDTQLISKYAFHYLKSYFEKVEVQKGSITAEFRKIYSVQSFDEKKDRSKHSHHAKDAAILTLIPVAGKRDEILREYYECKERHQPFSNTPYPGFRREYVMDIDDNILINNVKNNQMLSIAKKKIRKRGKEVFIPGTNTPMWATGDCIRGQLHQETFYGAIKPAKRDEKGILIKDEEGKFVQENEIQYVLRVPFEYKKDAGSVGFKTLEEVEKKIVDVGLKEQIRKQVNEAGSLKEAFEKGIYMLDKEGNKVNKIRHIRIWVTVVEPLKIKKHTHPSRFPYKQDYYAANATNSYFAIYKGEGRKGYDVRSLFQTANILSLNKTRRRDELFESSKSIIKGKKTHTLHLSCVLERGTKVIFSKGENDDLASLEHREILKRLYVLTKFEKDGRLNFRYHLEARNDIKDVYTESELDFTTPKPTLRFSYSKYDFWVEGYDFNINMDGSITFNTSKP, encoded by the coding sequence ATGAATAATACTTTGGGAATTGACTTAGGCACACATTCTATTGGATGGGCCATAAGAAATCCAGATTTACAGGGAAATCAGACTGAAAAAGTTGGTGTTATTAGATTCAACGAAGGAGTAGGATCAGGAAAAGCCGGGGAATATTCGTATGCAGGGCAGCGAACAACTAAACGCGCAGCCAGAAGATTAAATCAGGCAAGAAAATATAGGATCTGGACGACCCTGGACCATCTGATTTCGGAAGGCTATTGTCCTCTTTCAAAAGAAGATCTGAATAATTGGAGGCATTATAACAAAGGAGAAGTCCACACAAATAAAAATGCTGGAAGAGTTTATCCCATTGACAATTTTGAATTTGCTAACTGGGTAAAACTCGATTTCGATCAAGATAACGCACCGGATTATAAAAGCCCCTACCAATTAAGAAAAGAACTGGTAACAATAAAGTTATCTTTCAGTGAGGAGAAAAATCGTCATAAACTCGGTAGAGCATTATACCATATTGCGCAACGAAGAGGTTTTAAGAGTAGCAGGAAAGAAACCATCGAAAGCATAGAGGAGCTGGCTGCAGATGAAAAAGAAATAGATCTGCAGGTCTCTGAGAAAAAAAAGAATAGGGTAATCAGCGAACTTTTTGAGAAGTATCCTGCAGCAAAGACCATTGGACATCTTTACGCCTTATTGGAAGATGATAATGTCAGAATCAGGGAAAATATTTCTCAATATGCTATTCGTGAAAACTATAAGGACGAGATTAAGCACATCTTTGAATTTCAGGAACTGGGTCTTGAGCATCCTTTATACAAGCAATTAGTAGAAGAGAAAAAAAATAAAAACGATGGCAGTATCTTTTATAAACGTCCGTTACGCTCTCAAAAAGGTCTCATTGGTAAATGTACATTGGAAGCCAATAAATACAGGGTACCGGTTAGCCATCCGGCATTTGAGAAATACAGAGCCTGGTCGTTCTTAAATAATATTCAATACAGGACACAAGGACAAGGATGGCAAAATTTACCCTTAGCCTTGAAAGAAATGATTTTCAAAGAAAAGTTCTTTAGAAAATCGAAAGTATATTTCCCCTTTTCTGAGATTATTGAACTTCTTCTCAAAAAAGGGTATCACTGGACATACAACTATTCTCCTAAAACAACCGTAACCGGTTGTCCAGTTTCAGCAAGGTTAAAAGAGATTTTTGGAGAAAATTATAATAACATAGAAATCGAAAAAACTCCGTCGTCTAAAACATCCAAAAACTATTACAACCTGGAAGATATCTGGCATGTGTTATTTTCCTATGAGGACCAGGAATGTGTAGTAGACTTTGCCGAACAACGGTTACAACTCCCTCCTGATAAAGCAAAATTATTTGTTGCTGCATGGAATGCCATGCCAGTTGGATATGGAATGTTGAGTTTAAACGCCATCAACAAAATTAATCACTTCCTGATAAAAGGACTAATATATACTGAAGCCGTTTTATTAGCGAATATTCCATATGTTATTGGACCAGAGTTATGGGAAGGTAATGAAACGCTATTTCTTAATGCTATCAGTACAATTATTGAGACAAATAGAGAGCAAAAGCTTATTGTCAACATTGTCAATAACCTTGTATCGAAACATAAAAGTCTGGATCAAAAATTCGGATACAAAAATAATGACTATAAACTTGACGATCAGGATCATTCCAATATCTTGGGCACTATTATCGAAGTATTAGGGCAAAGCAAATGGGATGAGTTACCTGAAGAAAAACGATCATTTGTTCGTGAAATGGTGACAGGTTGCTATCAGGCATATTTCAGAACCACTGGCCTTGTAAGGAAAGACATCAGGGGGCAAAGACATTTTGAGGTAAAAACAAGTAATCATACATTTTATAAATCAGATTCCGGGTATTATACAATGCCGAAACTGATCAACTCACTTACAACATTTATTCAGGACAATTTCATTGTATCTGAAAAAAAATTATCGAAGGTTTACCATCCATCTGAAATTAACATTTACCCAGCAGCCAAACCAGGAAAAGATCAGGTAACTGTATTAGGGTCTCCGAAGACGGATGCCTTTAGAAATCCCATGGCGATGCGAGCCTTGCATGAACTGAGAAAACTAATCAATTACCTGATTACCACCGGGCAAATTGATAGTGAAACCAGAGTCGTTGTAGAGGTAGCAAGGGAATTAAATGATGCAAATAAACGCTGGGCTATAGAAACATGGCAAAAACAACGGGAGGCTGAAAATGAAGAATTCCGGCGGATCATTGAAGAATTAGTTCAGAAGGATGGAATTCAGGCAAATAGTCAAAGTGAAAAGGATATAGATAAGATCAGGTTATGGTATGAGCAGAACGGGGAAGAGACGGTACCTCCCCTTACCGATGAGCGTAGGGAAATTAAAGGTATACGCTGGACCGAAAACAAAAAGGATTCCTATAAGCAAATATCCCTGCAAAAATCCATGATCGAAAAATATAGACTGTGGAAAGAGCAGGAATGTCAGTGTATCTATACAGGGAAAGTTATTCCTATTGCTGAATTATTTAATAGCAACGTTGTGGATTTTGAACATACTATTCCAAGAAGTATCTCCTTTGATAATTCACTGGCGAATCAAACGGTATGTTATGCCTATTACAACCGGACTATAAAGAAAAATTTGCTTCCTTTTCACCTCCCTGATTATGAGGGCATATTATCAAGATTAGAGAAATGGGAAGAAAAGGTTAATCGTATAAAACAGCAACTCGATTTCTGGAGAAGCAAATCAAAAAAAGCAATTGATAAAACAAGAAAAGACGAAGCCATACGGCAACGCCATTTATGGCAAATGGAACTTGACTATTGGCAAAATAAAGTAAATAGATTTACGATAAAAGAAGTTACAACAGGATTTAAAAATAGACAGAAAATAGACACTCAACTGATTTCGAAATATGCGTTTCATTATTTAAAAAGCTATTTCGAAAAAGTGGAAGTTCAAAAAGGAAGTATTACGGCCGAATTTCGGAAAATTTACAGTGTGCAGTCGTTTGATGAAAAGAAAGATCGAAGTAAACATTCTCACCACGCCAAAGATGCTGCCATACTGACGTTAATACCTGTGGCAGGAAAGAGAGATGAAATACTACGTGAATATTATGAATGTAAGGAAAGACATCAGCCTTTTAGCAATACACCATACCCCGGATTCCGCCGTGAATATGTCATGGATATTGATGATAATATCTTGATTAACAATGTAAAAAACAATCAAATGCTTTCCATTGCTAAGAAAAAAATAAGAAAAAGGGGGAAAGAAGTATTTATACCGGGAACGAATACCCCAATGTGGGCTACCGGAGATTGCATTCGGGGCCAATTGCATCAGGAGACATTTTATGGTGCAATAAAGCCTGCTAAAAGAGATGAGAAGGGAATCCTGATTAAGGATGAAGAAGGAAAATTTGTTCAGGAAAATGAGATACAGTATGTATTAAGAGTACCATTTGAATATAAAAAGGATGCTGGCTCCGTCGGATTTAAAACACTTGAGGAGGTTGAAAAGAAAATAGTAGATGTTGGGTTAAAAGAGCAGATAAGGAAACAGGTAAATGAGGCAGGTAGTCTTAAGGAGGCATTTGAAAAGGGTATTTATATGCTTGATAAGGAAGGAAATAAGGTAAATAAAATACGGCACATAAGGATTTGGGTCACCGTTGTAGAACCCCTTAAAATTAAAAAGCATACTCATCCATCCAGGTTTCCTTACAAACAGGATTATTACGCAGCAAATGCAACGAATAGTTATTTTGCTATTTATAAAGGGGAAGGAAGAAAAGGTTATGATGTAAGAAGTCTTTTTCAGACGGCAAATATACTATCCCTAAATAAGACTAGAAGGCGAGATGAACTATTTGAGTCCTCAAAATCTATTATTAAAGGAAAGAAGACACATACATTACATCTATCCTGTGTTCTTGAAAGAGGTACTAAGGTCATTTTTAGTAAAGGAGAAAATGATGATCTGGCATCTCTTGAACATCGGGAAATATTAAAGAGATTATATGTATTGACGAAATTCGAGAAGGATGGAAGGTTAAATTTCAGGTATCACCTGGAGGCAAGAAATGATATAAAGGATGTATATACAGAATCGGAACTGGATTTTACCACACCCAAACCCACTTTGCGTTTCTCTTATTCGAAGTATGATTTTTGGGTAGAAGGATATGATTTCAATATTAATATGGATGGTAGTATAACTTTTAATACTTCTAAACCATGA
- the cas1 gene encoding type II CRISPR-associated endonuclease Cas1 translates to MIKRTLYFGNPAYLRTSNEQLVIELPETGEIKTAVIEDIGILILDHQQVTVTQALISKLLSNNIALITCDSSRHPTGLMLNLDGHTLQSQKFQYQISASVPLKKQLWQQTVEAKLCNQAAMLKQEHSDNKYILHLISKIKSGDSDNCEAQAAAYYWKWIFPDFLSFKRERDGAPPNNLLNYGYAILRALVARSLVGSGLLPTLGIFHRNQYNAYCLADDIMEPYRPFVDKVVCQIVRGNGRFLEMTPSMKKALLEIPVMDVEMDGQKSPLMNAVQRTTASLAKCFEGKTRRILYPNFI, encoded by the coding sequence ATGATTAAACGTACTTTATATTTTGGCAATCCTGCATATTTAAGGACAAGTAATGAACAACTGGTGATAGAATTGCCAGAAACAGGTGAAATTAAAACAGCAGTTATTGAGGATATTGGTATTTTAATATTAGATCATCAGCAGGTGACAGTTACGCAAGCTTTAATCTCTAAATTGCTTTCAAATAATATTGCGTTGATTACGTGCGATAGCAGCCGGCATCCTACCGGTCTTATGTTAAATTTGGATGGTCATACACTACAAAGTCAAAAATTCCAATATCAAATTAGTGCGTCTGTACCCTTGAAAAAACAGCTATGGCAACAAACGGTTGAGGCAAAGCTATGCAACCAGGCAGCGATGCTCAAACAAGAACATTCTGACAATAAGTATATTTTACATCTAATTTCAAAGATAAAGAGTGGGGATAGTGATAACTGTGAAGCACAGGCAGCTGCTTATTACTGGAAATGGATATTCCCCGATTTCCTTTCATTTAAAAGAGAACGTGATGGCGCTCCTCCTAATAATTTACTTAACTATGGGTATGCTATTTTAAGGGCTCTTGTGGCAAGGAGTTTGGTAGGCAGTGGATTATTGCCAACTTTAGGGATCTTCCACAGGAATCAATATAACGCATACTGTCTTGCTGATGATATTATGGAGCCCTACAGACCATTTGTCGATAAAGTGGTATGCCAGATTGTAAGAGGAAATGGAAGATTTCTTGAGATGACTCCGTCTATGAAGAAGGCATTGTTGGAAATACCTGTAATGGATGTAGAAATGGATGGTCAAAAAAGCCCTTTGATGAATGCAGTGCAGCGCACAACAGCAAGTCTTGCTAAATGTTTTGAAGGGAAGACAAGGAGAATATTATATCCTAATTTTATTTAG
- the cas2 gene encoding CRISPR-associated endonuclease Cas2, producing MKGRQGEYYILILFSDKMFNSLNAYRIMWVLVFFDLPTETKKDKKSYALFRKKVLADGFQMFQFSMYIRHCNSKENADVHVKRVKAALPSKGHVGIMCVTDKQFGMMEIFRGHSQTEVPGTVQQLELF from the coding sequence TTGAAGGGAAGACAAGGAGAATATTATATCCTAATTTTATTTAGCGATAAAATGTTTAACAGCCTAAATGCTTATCGAATTATGTGGGTACTCGTTTTTTTTGATTTGCCCACTGAAACAAAGAAGGATAAAAAAAGCTATGCTTTATTCAGGAAGAAAGTATTGGCTGACGGTTTTCAGATGTTTCAGTTTAGTATGTATATAAGGCATTGTAATAGTAAGGAAAATGCTGATGTACATGTTAAGCGGGTGAAAGCGGCATTGCCATCAAAAGGGCATGTTGGAATTATGTGTGTTACTGATAAGCAATTTGGGATGATGGAGATATTTAGGGGCCATAGTCAAACGGAGGTTCCGGGAACGGTACAGCAGTTGGAGTTGTTTTGA